The Saccharomonospora cyanea NA-134 genome includes a region encoding these proteins:
- a CDS encoding TOBE domain-containing protein produces the protein MVGFVPQFRIAEAARLLGVSDDTVRRWVRAGLLTEHVDASGRKVLDGAELAAFARRGADTSPDPTGVARSARNRFVGLVTEVVTDAVMAKVELQCGPNRIVSLMSSEAVAELGLEPGVLAVAVVKATQVIVEIPAAPTEEAG, from the coding sequence ATGGTCGGTTTCGTGCCGCAATTTCGGATCGCTGAGGCTGCTCGGCTGCTGGGGGTCAGTGACGACACCGTGCGTCGCTGGGTCAGGGCCGGCCTACTGACCGAACACGTCGACGCCTCGGGCCGCAAGGTCCTCGACGGCGCGGAACTCGCCGCGTTCGCCCGCAGGGGCGCCGACACCTCACCGGATCCCACCGGGGTGGCGCGGTCGGCGAGGAACCGTTTCGTCGGGCTCGTCACCGAGGTGGTCACCGACGCGGTGATGGCCAAGGTGGAACTCCAGTGCGGGCCGAACCGGATCGTCTCGCTGATGAGCTCCGAGGCCGTGGCCGAACTCGGGTTGGAGCCGGGCGTGCTGGCCGTCGCCGTGGTCAAGGCGACGCAGGTCATCGTCGAGATCCCGGCCGCTCCCACCGAGGAGGCCGGATGA
- a CDS encoding metallophosphoesterase, translated as MKDHPTFVVGDVHGHRDELADALRDAGLVDDGDNWIGADAHLWFLGDFVDRGPDGVGAIDLVRSLQRQASSSGGFVDSLLGNHEILLLGMHRFGDTPVPADAAGAGRSFARSWAVNGGQRSDQDALTGEHIEWLTSRPVVAVAADHLLVHSDTLEYLDWGDTVEQINEAVEEVLAGHDLAQWWDLWRRMTTRFAFRGPEGAEAAEELLAQLGGERVVHGHSVIADQVGVHPVELDAPHLYAGGKALGIDAGLFAGGPCLVVELPYQPS; from the coding sequence GTGAAGGACCATCCCACGTTCGTGGTCGGCGACGTCCACGGCCACCGGGACGAGCTGGCCGACGCACTGCGCGACGCCGGGCTCGTCGACGACGGCGACAACTGGATCGGGGCCGACGCCCACCTGTGGTTCCTGGGCGACTTCGTGGACCGGGGACCCGACGGGGTCGGTGCCATCGACCTGGTGCGGTCGCTGCAGCGGCAGGCGTCGTCGTCGGGTGGTTTCGTCGACAGCCTGCTCGGCAACCACGAGATCCTGCTGCTGGGCATGCACCGCTTCGGCGACACCCCGGTGCCCGCCGACGCGGCCGGTGCGGGCCGGAGCTTCGCGCGGAGCTGGGCGGTCAACGGCGGGCAGCGGTCCGACCAGGACGCGCTCACCGGCGAGCACATCGAGTGGCTGACGTCGCGCCCGGTCGTGGCGGTGGCGGCCGATCACCTGCTGGTGCACTCCGACACCCTGGAGTACCTCGACTGGGGAGACACCGTCGAGCAGATCAACGAGGCTGTCGAGGAGGTGCTCGCCGGGCACGACCTCGCACAGTGGTGGGACCTGTGGCGCCGGATGACCACGCGGTTCGCGTTCCGGGGGCCGGAGGGCGCCGAGGCCGCGGAGGAACTGCTGGCGCAGCTCGGCGGGGAGCGCGTGGTCCACGGACACAGCGTCATCGCCGACCAGGTCGGCGTGCATCCCGTCGAGCTCGACGCCCCCCACCTCTACGCGGGTGGGAAGGCACTCGGCATCGACGCGGGACTGTTCGCCGGTGGGCCGTGCCTCGTCGTCGAACTGCCCTACCAGCCCTCCTAG
- a CDS encoding HAD-IIA family hydrolase, whose translation MTELQQWNYLTDMDGVLVHEEHLVPGADEFLSELKSNGARFLVLTNNSIYTPRDLRARLARTGLDVPEESIWTSALATARFLRNQRPGGSAFVIGEAGLTTALHEAGYVLTDVDPDYVVLGETRTYSFTAITRAIRLIEQGARFIATNPDPTGPSREGVLPATGSIAALIERATGRSPYYVGKPNPLMMRSALRALGAHSEHTVMIGDRMDTDIHSGIEAGLHTVLVLSGISTRESAERYPFRPTMVVDSIADLVGRTADPFRAG comes from the coding sequence ATGACCGAGCTGCAGCAGTGGAACTACCTCACCGACATGGACGGCGTGTTGGTGCACGAGGAGCACCTCGTGCCCGGAGCCGACGAGTTCCTCTCCGAGTTGAAGTCGAACGGAGCACGCTTCCTCGTGCTGACCAACAACTCGATCTACACCCCGCGTGACCTGCGTGCTCGGCTGGCGCGCACCGGCCTCGACGTGCCGGAGGAGAGCATCTGGACCTCCGCGCTGGCCACCGCTCGGTTCCTGCGCAACCAGCGCCCAGGCGGCTCGGCGTTCGTGATCGGCGAGGCGGGGCTGACCACCGCGCTGCACGAGGCGGGCTACGTGCTCACCGATGTCGACCCCGACTACGTCGTGCTGGGCGAGACCCGGACCTACAGCTTCACCGCCATCACCAGGGCGATCCGACTCATCGAGCAGGGCGCGCGGTTCATCGCCACCAACCCCGACCCCACCGGGCCGAGCCGGGAGGGCGTGCTTCCGGCGACGGGTTCCATAGCGGCCCTGATCGAACGCGCGACCGGCCGCTCGCCGTACTACGTCGGCAAGCCCAACCCACTGATGATGCGTTCGGCGCTGCGTGCCCTCGGCGCGCACAGTGAGCACACGGTCATGATCGGTGACCGCATGGACACCGACATCCATTCCGGCATCGAGGCGGGACTGCACACGGTGCTGGTACTCAGTGGCATCTCGACCCGCGAGTCGGCCGAGCGGTACCCGTTCCGCCCGACCATGGTCGTGGACTCCATCGCCGATCTGGTCGGCCGCACCGCCGACCCGTTCCGGGCGGGCTGA
- a CDS encoding sulfate/molybdate ABC transporter ATP-binding protein, translated as MTLHAELALHRAGFELSVSLAVPDGGVLAVLGPNGAGKSTVLACLAGLVRAERAHVRLGGRVLDDGDAGVHLPAHRRGVGLLAQNALLFPHLSVLDNVAFAPRSRGVSKAGARDVARRWLAEVEAGDLADRAPAALSGGQAQRVAIARALAGEPELLLLDEPLAALDVDAAPAVRGVLRRVLRESGRKLTTVLVTHDPLDALTLSDHVAVLAEGHIVERGPIREVLASPRTAFTARLAGVNLVAGVAVRTDTGAAVRTESGLLFHGVPARDLADGDAAVAVFDPGAVAVHPRDVAVVGSPRNVVDAVVTALEPHGPVVRLRTREGLSADLTPASVADLALDPGTPVRLAVKAATVFVHAAPQPPSRRWGRQ; from the coding sequence GTGACGTTGCACGCCGAACTGGCGCTTCACAGGGCGGGATTCGAGCTGTCCGTGTCGCTGGCCGTGCCCGACGGCGGTGTGCTGGCCGTGCTCGGCCCCAACGGGGCGGGCAAGTCCACGGTGCTCGCGTGCCTCGCCGGGCTCGTGCGGGCCGAACGTGCGCACGTCAGGCTGGGTGGGCGTGTGCTCGACGACGGTGACGCGGGCGTGCACCTGCCCGCGCACCGGCGCGGAGTGGGCCTGCTCGCGCAGAACGCCCTGCTGTTCCCGCACCTGTCCGTGCTGGACAACGTGGCCTTCGCGCCGCGTTCGCGGGGAGTCTCGAAGGCCGGGGCTCGCGACGTGGCGCGACGCTGGCTCGCGGAGGTGGAGGCGGGCGATCTCGCCGACCGGGCTCCGGCCGCGCTGTCCGGTGGGCAGGCGCAGCGGGTCGCGATCGCGAGGGCGCTCGCGGGGGAGCCCGAACTGCTGTTGCTCGACGAGCCGCTGGCCGCACTCGACGTCGACGCGGCCCCGGCCGTGCGCGGGGTCCTGCGGCGGGTGCTGCGCGAGAGCGGGCGGAAGCTCACCACGGTGCTGGTCACGCACGACCCGCTGGACGCGCTCACGCTCTCCGACCACGTGGCCGTGCTGGCCGAAGGGCACATCGTCGAGCGGGGACCGATCCGCGAGGTGCTCGCGTCCCCGCGGACGGCGTTCACCGCGCGTCTGGCCGGTGTGAACCTGGTGGCCGGCGTGGCCGTGCGCACCGACACCGGTGCGGCGGTGCGGACGGAGAGTGGGCTGCTGTTCCACGGGGTGCCGGCTCGCGACCTCGCCGACGGCGACGCGGCGGTGGCGGTGTTCGACCCGGGGGCGGTGGCCGTCCACCCACGGGACGTGGCGGTGGTCGGTTCCCCCCGCAACGTGGTCGACGCCGTGGTGACAGCCCTGGAACCACACGGGCCCGTCGTGCGGCTACGCACCCGCGAGGGCCTCAGCGCGGACCTCACTCCCGCGTCGGTGGCCGACCTCGCCCTCGACCCCGGAACCCCCGTGCGACTGGCGGTGAAGGCCGCGACGGTCTTCGTCCACGCGGCCCCGCAACCACCGAGCAGGCGGTGGGGCAGGCAATAG
- a CDS encoding ABC transporter permease: MVSRGEPRTRDVPTGVPKVLWLPAAVALTLVVLPVVGLVVRTDLARLPELLGSSASLNALRLSLVTATTSTVLCVVLGVPLAVVLARSNARGVRFLRAVVLLPLVLPPVVGGLALLFLLGRNGLLGYVLDVVAGVRVPFTTSAVVIAQTFVAMPFLVVSLEGALRASGDRYERVAATLGARPWTVFRRVTVPLLLPSLGSGAVLSFARALGEFGATITFAGSLEGVTRTLPVEVYRQAEADVDSAVALALLLVVVAVVVIAVARPRALEGVRS, encoded by the coding sequence TTGGTCTCCCGCGGTGAGCCGCGCACCCGCGACGTCCCCACGGGCGTGCCGAAGGTGCTGTGGCTGCCCGCGGCGGTGGCGTTGACGCTGGTCGTGCTGCCGGTCGTGGGACTGGTGGTGCGCACCGACCTCGCCCGGCTGCCCGAGCTGCTCGGTTCGTCGGCGTCACTGAACGCGCTGCGACTGTCGCTGGTGACGGCGACGACGTCCACCGTGTTGTGTGTCGTGCTGGGCGTGCCGCTGGCCGTGGTGCTCGCCCGCTCGAACGCGCGGGGTGTGCGGTTCCTGCGCGCCGTGGTGTTGCTGCCGCTCGTGCTGCCGCCCGTGGTCGGGGGGCTCGCGCTGCTGTTCCTGCTGGGCCGCAACGGGCTGCTCGGCTACGTGCTCGACGTGGTGGCAGGGGTGCGGGTGCCGTTCACGACGTCCGCCGTGGTGATCGCGCAGACGTTCGTGGCCATGCCGTTTCTCGTGGTGAGTCTCGAAGGTGCTCTGCGCGCGTCGGGTGATCGCTACGAGCGGGTGGCGGCCACGCTGGGCGCGCGGCCGTGGACGGTGTTCCGGCGGGTCACCGTGCCCCTGCTGCTGCCGTCGCTCGGGTCGGGGGCCGTGTTGAGCTTCGCCCGCGCGCTCGGCGAGTTCGGCGCCACGATCACGTTCGCGGGCAGCCTGGAGGGAGTCACCCGGACGTTGCCCGTGGAGGTCTATCGCCAGGCGGAGGCCGACGTCGACAGCGCTGTGGCGCTGGCGTTGCTGCTGGTGGTGGTGGCGGTCGTGGTCATCGCGGTGGCGCGGCCGAGGGCGCTGGAGGGGGTGCGGTCGTGA
- the modA gene encoding molybdate ABC transporter substrate-binding protein, with the protein MRRRSMLSAAMAALLVATSATACGGGGGQRVLTVFAAASLTEVFTDLERRFEQTHDGIDVRLNLAGSSRLAQQIVEGAPADVFASADTEPMARLEKDGLLDGPATPFATNTLTIAVPRGNPAGITGLADLADPGVTVVVCAPAVPCGAAAKRVQRLAGVTLRPASEEADVRSVLTKVEVGEADAGLVYATDVHHTAASGRVEAVAFPEAAEVVNTYPVAVPADAAEAASARRFVDLVLSEEGRRSLREAGFGLPR; encoded by the coding sequence ATGAGACGCCGGTCGATGCTGTCGGCGGCGATGGCCGCCCTCCTCGTCGCGACGTCGGCCACCGCGTGCGGGGGTGGAGGAGGGCAGCGGGTGCTCACGGTGTTCGCGGCCGCGTCGCTGACGGAGGTGTTCACCGATCTGGAACGTCGTTTCGAGCAGACCCACGACGGCATCGACGTGCGGCTGAACCTCGCGGGTTCGTCCCGGCTGGCCCAGCAGATCGTCGAGGGAGCGCCCGCGGACGTGTTCGCCTCGGCCGACACCGAGCCGATGGCCCGCCTGGAGAAGGACGGTCTGCTGGACGGTCCCGCAACCCCGTTCGCCACGAACACGCTCACCATCGCGGTTCCGCGCGGCAACCCGGCGGGGATCACGGGGCTCGCCGACCTCGCCGATCCCGGTGTCACCGTCGTCGTGTGCGCGCCCGCCGTGCCGTGTGGAGCGGCGGCGAAGCGAGTGCAACGCCTCGCCGGGGTGACGTTGCGGCCGGCCAGCGAGGAGGCCGACGTGCGATCGGTGCTGACGAAGGTGGAGGTCGGCGAGGCCGACGCCGGACTGGTGTACGCCACCGACGTCCACCACACCGCAGCCTCCGGACGGGTCGAGGCGGTGGCGTTCCCCGAGGCGGCGGAGGTGGTCAACACCTATCCCGTCGCGGTACCAGCCGACGCCGCCGAGGCGGCCTCGGCGCGGCGGTTCGTCGATCTCGTGCTGTCCGAAGAGGGCAGGCGGTCGCTGCGGGAGGCCGGGTTTGGTCTCCCGCGGTGA